The Caldicellulosiruptor acetigenus DNA window CTTGGCGCAACCTCTGCCATCTTGGATGTGGACTGAATCTGTTTTATATACAAAGGAAGAAGAAGCCCTCTTACTATCAATGTAAGAAGTATTACAGCAATGCCATAGCTTCCTGGAATATGAGCGCCGTGTAAAAAGTCGTATATGAACTTCAAAAGCCGTCCGAGCGGAATTGCCAAAAAATCAAGCCATGTCGGGTTCAAAACTCTTATCCTCCTCTAATTTTCTAACTTTTTGTATTCTGTTTCAAATTATTTCTACTTCAAAGGGTCATATCCACCGGGATGAAACGGATGGCACTTTACAATCCTCTTAAATCCCAGCCACAGCCCGTAAAACCCATACTTTTCAATCGCTTGCAGTGTGTACTCTGAACATGTCGGGTAAAATCTGCAGCTTGGCACAACCTTTAGCGGTGATATAAACTTCTGATAAAATCTTATCAAAAATTTTAATGTTAGTAAAATATATTTTTTTACTCTCATCTTTCATTCCTCTTTCATGAGCCTCAGTCTTTTAAAAGCCTTTTCAAGGTCATCTTTGAAGTCTTTTAAATGTATCTCCCTTGCCTTTATTTTATCATCTTTTATCTTTCTTGCAATCACCACAATGTCAAATCCCTGTTTGATTTTATCAATGTTTTCTAAAATCCAAGCCCGCACAATTCTTTTAAACCGATTTCGCGCTGTTGCTTTGCCAAGCTTTGCAGACATTGAAATTCCAAACCTGCTAATTGAAAGCCCGTTTTTCAATGAATACACAACAACCTTCTCCTGCGCCGCAAACCTTCCTCTTCTTATGCATGCTTCAAACTCCTCATTTTTTTTGAGCGTAACAAACTTATTCATTCACTTTCTTTCCTTGTTACTATATTTTCTTATTACAACTTTTCTTTTTTTTAAGCAAAAAGACCACTTTTTGTCTTCAAAGTGGTCTTCCACTACACTGCAAGTCTCTTT harbors:
- the yidD gene encoding membrane protein insertion efficiency factor YidD, which gives rise to MRVKKYILLTLKFLIRFYQKFISPLKVVPSCRFYPTCSEYTLQAIEKYGFYGLWLGFKRIVKCHPFHPGGYDPLK
- the rnpA gene encoding ribonuclease P protein component; the protein is MNKFVTLKKNEEFEACIRRGRFAAQEKVVVYSLKNGLSISRFGISMSAKLGKATARNRFKRIVRAWILENIDKIKQGFDIVVIARKIKDDKIKAREIHLKDFKDDLEKAFKRLRLMKEE